ACCTGTGCTCTGTCTACAAATGTCAATTCATCAAAGTTCCCCCTCCACACATGCATGCAGGAGCAGGGTGATGTGACATCACAATTTGTTCGGAAATCAATCAATGTTCAGTGTAGTATGATATGAAACTTCCAGTGCACAGACACTGAGAATGGACTTTTCATTAGAGTAGGAGACATCTTGAgtcaaacttttaaaatgaacaatgtTTGCATATTCAAAGATTCAGTTTTTTTCAAACGTGGGAGAAGGAGTACAACTGACCCTAACCTATAGCCTAGGTAATTTaacttttttggttttgttagaaaaaaaaacatatcagaAATTATTCAAACCagagtatttttttaatgtaaatctaAATAACTAAATCAACAAGTATAATGCAGTTCatattgcgtgtgtgtgtgtgtgtgtgtgtgtttgtgcgtgcttGCATGTGCATCTAAAAGGATCTTGGATATCCTTGATATTACACTTTTGGTATTCTGTCTTGGTCATCACAACACAAGGATCGTCAGTATTTCTGAATTCATGGAGAGTTTTACAAAAATCAATAAAGAAGGGAAAAATGATAATCACTGCAGGCTGGATTTGCCACAGCAAACTGCAAACTTTGTTAGACTGACTCTGCTAACTGTTAATCACTGATCCTGTGTTTGGAGAGGTTTGGCATAGTATGTCACAGAGAGcctgtgtgttgtgtctgttgCTGCCACAGAGAAGCACAGCGGAAACAGCTGCCCTTTCCAGCCTCTACTCTCTTGATTATTTTGCCCCGTGAAGCGTTCATGTGCGGAGTATTCACAATATGCTCGGCTAAAGTATCACTCTGAGCGATGAATCATTAGCTGGTGGCAGCCTTGACCTTTATCAAGCACACTTAGTCACCGAGTGATCCAGCAAGCCTCCGTCGTTAACTAAGTCCAGcacagagtgagtgagagagagatgattTGCGTGTATTAGTGTAACTACACAGAGGCCTGGCTCATGGAGCCTCGCTGAAGTTTTCAGTGGCTTCTGCTGGGCCTTTCCTCAGTGTCATGCTAATTGGGTTCACAGCATAGCAACCAGAAAATAGGCTAACTGCTATAGCTCCATGCTGCAAGTTAATTCAGTTTCATATCCTGCATGAAGTTCCCATCTATTTCAGGAGGGCATTCCAATTTGTGGGGCCTATTCATGCACTAAACCAGGCCATAAAGAGCCTGCGATCTGTCATTAAAATCCACATTTATTGCCTCCATTCCATAGAGAACATATGGTTATCTCTACACTGTGTTTTTATCTTCCAGAGTACAGGACCTTATACCGCTTTAGTAAGCACAAATGAATCTATTGCAGAGCAGATGTTAACAGTGTACCATGCAGACAAGTCTTGATTTTCTCCACTGGCAGTGCGAGCAATTATCTCCTTGTGAAAGGAGTCCCTGAGAGATAATAGTCTCGCCGGAGTCTGCTCAATGAACGCACACAGTGCTTACATCAGTATTATTCAATTCCTTTTGTAAATTTCACTTCGTATGTACAAAACAAATACCCCACAGAAGAAGTTTCCAAAGTCACAAATGGGCACATCACTTCAGCAGTATATTGTGCAATCAAAGACAAGTGACATACGTTTTTGAATAAGGGATCATGTGGTTTAACAACTCTCCAGTCATAGTAATAATGGTCCATTATCTGATGTACTCATCTCATATCTCTGTGCCGTGCGGTTCATGCGTCCCCTTATCTTCCACAGGAAGACATTAAAAGCAGGATGTTCACTGGCTCCAGGCGGGACACTCATATGTCCAAGTGCACTCCCCAGTAGAAAATGAGGAGGGGGAAATATATTGCAAACATGATGCTATCTTTACACTGATAACAGCAGGGGATGGCAGTGGAGACAAAGACAGTCGTTGTGGTAGGCATATAGTACaacagcacattttaaaaacccatttaataaaaaaataaactttatatgAACTTGCAGGCAAATGTCTCTTTGGTGACAAGTCATCAACCTGTTTCCCTCTGTGACACAGGTTTGAACTTTGCAGCTTGAGTGAACAGCCCTTTGAGCCTTATTAGCCAAAAGGGCAGGGACGTGGTATTTAATTCCTCTACAGCGGTACCGTCAGGAAGAGGTGCCTCATTGTGGTTGAGGCATCTGGTGTGAGGATGACTGcggcaacagaaaaaaaaggtgttttttttatcatatgGGTCACTGTTTTCTCAAAGTAAATCTCAGCTGCCAACAGTCTTTGTGTTTTGAAAGACTCAATGTCTATTTGatgacacataaaataatgttttatagtttttttgtaTCTTTGCCCTGCTtaacataatataaagtaaaagaatataaagtcaaataaatacctacagttgacaaatttattttaatttaatcaaatgtaagtTTTACCCCAAACATACTAATCTAGCACTTTACTACTTCAtccaaaaactataaaaatcttTCTCTAAGGCTCAccttaatataaatatacaaattgCACACAATACAAAAACTATaccttattttaaatgacaaaaaaattaacaatcGACTTAGGTCAAAATGGCTTTgatcaaataatttaaaaaaaattttgatGAAACAGTAAATTTTTAGTTCAGTAAGACTAGGGGCAGCATGTTGAGGAAAattgtttttgacatttgttttgttttttgttagaatTACCATGGGGGGTCGTCTTACCCTATGTTACCCTACAAGATCAcagagttaaaaataaaaacctgtcCATGTTTTGGCACCAGGGTATGTTACTCCCTCTGAATGTCTACCTCTGCTTTGTGGCCCACATTTTAGGGTAACAAAGGAGTTGGGCAAAAACAAAgcaatggattttttttttactttaaaaaaatgtcttgaCAAAAAACTATTGTAAAGGTaaactgatttattattttgatattgtTGATAATCTTGAAATGATGATTACCTATCTGGGGACTGAATGGATAATGTAACAGTTTTCACGCTGAACTATTAGCCCACCAGACCAGCCCAAATGGAGAAGGGGTCATCATCAATCTTTCAAACTTAACCCAtgagtgtttctgtttgtttcactTAAGCCATAACACCATAACCATAGAAACTTTCTCTCAGATCATATTTCAGCAACATGGACCAGCTGACGTCTTATGGGTGTTGGTTTAAGTTTCTGTTCCCTGTAAAGACTGGAACGACAACTTcagagaaagtgaaagtgaaagagacAAACACTTCATATGGGCTACAGTGACCGCAGACTACGACTGTCAGTGCTGTATCGTGTTGTGTTTTGCGTAGCCTACGATGTCCTGGTTTATCTATTGCCGATGGTGGCCTGATTTCGAGGGGTTTAGGCACATACTGCGTTCCATATTGCGCTGGATTTGTCAAAAGTTACGGGAAGGATGTTCACTTTTAGTGAAAGTGTTCAGATTCTTTCGCAGAGGCCGAGTTGACTCTGAAGGTGGCGAGCCTCCAGGAGGTAGGTTGCGTGACGAAGAGGATGATGACTTTGACAGCGAGGAGTATCGTGTTAAGTCGACAGATGAGTTGTTCTGTGGCTACGATTCAACCTGGGAGACTGAGGAGGATTCGGGGTACACATTCAACAACAGGAGGCGACCAGCAGCGTCCAGATATGTGAGTAAACCCAAGGCCTGCTGCAGGCCTAAAGCTGGTTTCACTTTAGGCCTGCATTGGAATGACGCAAAAATGTTTAGATTTTAGGTGTGccttttgttaattttatagtgactgtattatattataatctcagttgtaatattttaaacacttttttgGTCAGGGTAACTTAATTGTCAAAATTGACtcgattgtttgtttttaggcCCTCTACAATCACTAAATGCCTCTGaccttttattttctgtgtacCAGAAGAACAAGTTCAGCAGATTTGAAAATGCTGCAAAAGACATGCAGAATTACAGGCATAACTACCCTgtaagttacacacacacacacacacacacacacacacatgcacagatgtGCACATCCTGCACACCACAAACATACACTGTCCTAAGTTCAACCATTTAAACCATGCACACACTGTTCTAAATCTCCCCACAGTCCCAGACCAGACCAGATCGCTGGATAGGGCCAGTAAATGTAAGTACACACAATGATAGTGGGTTGAGATGATTTATTATGTGACGTGGTTATtacttaatattaaaaaaatataatgtctAAATGCAATTCTCTTCTGTCAAGTAGGATGACATGCCTAATTTGAATTTCTACCTCGGAAAGACGGCCTCTAAACCTGACGGTAGGCCTACAGGCACACTGTGTGAATGTCCATGGATAGAAATAAGATCAATATTgcaatttaatttataaaatcaGTGTGACtgcatcagaaaaaaaaaaaacatttttagagtCCTAAAGGAATAAAACAGTTCTGGGTTTCACTATAGAACAGCAATGACTGGCAAAgtaagaagaaatattcattttgtGTGGCGTAAAAATGTGATTCAACCACCAGGTGTCTACATCCACATTTTCCACAATGAATGGCATGGAAGGTATGAAGAACTGGAGTATGTACACACCTATATTCAGTGGTAAGCTATTCTATAATTACAGGTCTAATGTCAAatgttcatttcctgtttttacaaattgtgataacattttctcTCAAAGGTTATTCCCACTGAAAGAACCAGGGATGAACAGTGAGGCCAGTCCATTGACAAAAGAAGAAGTTGAGGtacagctgctaaatgctgcaaagttaacatttaaaaaaaggtgcTTCACATATTCTAACAGAAGTTCTGCCTTTGCTTCAGGGTTTTCTTCGAAACAGCACTGCAAAGGAAAATCTGTTGAAGTCCTACCAGCTCATGTTGGACTTCTATGGTATCGAGTTGTGCGATGAGACAACAGGAAAAGTCCAAAGAGCACGTAACTGGAGAGACAGATTCAACAACCTTAACAGGTGATGTCTGTTATTTAATCAAACATATTGTTCACTAAAAGTAACCGAACCCGCTAAGTaatccttctttcttttttgcctttttcactGTGTCAATGACAGTAAAACTCATAACAGCCTGCGCATCACCCGCATCCTGAAGTGCCAGGGAACCCTGGGGTACAGTCACTACCAAGCCCCCCTGGTCCACTTCTTCCTGGAGGAGACACTCGTCAAAGGGGAACTCCCAAATGTCAAGGACAGTGTTCTCAACTACTTTGTGTTTGCTGTCCTCGATAAGAAAGAACGCAGGCGTCTCATCAAGTTTGCCTATTTGAACTATGACCATAAAGATGAGTTTGTATGGTGCCCAAAGAAAATTCAGATGATGTGGTCAAAGGCTGCCAGTAGCAGGACAGAATAGagtattttagtctggacaatGAGGATGAAGCCAAAGACGAGGCAAACAAATTCTATACTTGTTGTGAATTCAGTAACAGAAAATCACAATGTGTGATGTTGGTTGTCAATCAAACTGTGACTTTGGAATGTCACTGCCAATTAAACTTCACCAATAgatatcaaaatgtttttccaatattattattttgttttccaatAATTTTTGGAGCCGTTTCATGACCACCTGCAATGTAATGTAGTAATGTTATCGAAGGCACACTCAAAAATCCACCATATGCTGTCTGGTTTGGGtatactttattttgtttctattCTACATTTCTATTGTGAATACAGTACAGCACCTGCTAAGCATTAGTATGTAGTATGTCTGGTAACAGTGTTATATAGTGGTggtcacacaaaatattgatatcatttttcttctgttcacctattttgcattttgttaattgataaatctaatctattaacatgtctatttttgaaagctttaCTTTATAGCACTTTTCCACACTGCCTGACTAAAAcgtttgcacagtactgtacataTCATGCGAGTCTGCCAAATGAATGCAGATAAAATATCCAGCCCTGAAGAGAAACATCACAGCAGGTAGAAGCAGCAAAGACAGAGTGATGAGTTATGCAGTTATGTATCTGGTTATGCAGAGGCAGATACTCCAGATAGTAGCCTACACCTGATCTTTACAGAGCATCAGTGAATATTCCCCAGTAGTTCATGCAGTGGTTTACTGTACGTCACACACGGAatcattttttgaaaatgcttttttttctctttagtaTTAGTTTGGTTTCCAGTTTCCAGgttttattgttattctttCACTTGACAAAAATGTGCAGTATTCTGAACGGGACAAATATGTTTTTACCAGAAAATGTGCAATTGTAATTTAAGAGCTTAAGGTGTGGGTAAGTAGGACAAATTAAGAATTTTAAGAATTGCTGTTTGGCTGTGGTTAATAAAGCAGAAACTGTTCCTAATTTTCATTGTCTAAAATATTAATTCTATTATCGTATTCACCATGTGCACAtcctgttttaaatgtaaatgcatttattCCTATTACGGTGATTATGCACATCAATCTGATTACATTCACATAACAGTTTTGTACGGATTATGGCGAGAATAATGTCAAATGGTAGTTTCACTTTACTTTGGGACCAAGACTTTAATTTACTTATGgactttttaatttataatttacacacacaaaaaaaactgtatttacaACAGCAGAGACCAACACACTGATCATCAAACGGGTTTAATTGGTTGAGCTGAAACAAAATCAGGACATTTCATTAACAGCCATTGATGGGGTCTATACTGTAGATAGTTGGAGCCTTAAGTTCAAAGCTATTggacatataaacacacatctGTGTGTAAACAGTGTTGCCAGCGTTCACATTATCCATCTCAGATATAtggcttttattttctctaCTTAGAAAAGTATGATTAAAAACATCagtatatacacaaatacattcatatttacatatttcaaATGGTGTGTTAATCAGTTACATCATTGTTCTCttaaaaaaacaggagaaagatCCATGNNNNNNNNNNNNNNNNNNNNNNNNNNNNNNNNNNNNNNNNNNNNNNNNNNNNNNNNNNNNNNNNNNNNNNNNNNNNNNNNNNNNNNNNNNNNNNNNNNNNTAAATGCATTTATTCCTATTACGGTGATTATGCACATCAATCTGATTACATTCACATAACAGTTTTGTACGGATTATGGCGAGAATAATGTCAAATGGTAGTTTCACTTTACTTTGGGACCAAGACTTTAATTTACTTATGgactttttaatttataatttacacacacaaaaaaaactgtatttacaACAGCAGAGACCAACACACTGATCATCAAACGGGTTTAATTGGTTGAGCTGAAACAAAATCAGGACATTTCATTAACAGCCATTGATGGGGTCTATACTGTAGATAGTTGGAGCCTTAAGTTCAAAGCTATTggacatataaacacacatctGTGTGTAAACAGTGTTGCCAGCGTTCACATTATCCATCTCAGATATAtggcttttattttctctaCTTAGAAAAGTATGATTAAAAACATCagtatatacacaaatacattcatatttacatatttcaaATGGTGTGTTAATCAGTTACATCATTGTTCTCttaaaaaaacaggagaaagatCCATGTAATAGGACTCAGTAGCCTAATTAATACATCTTGTACACAAGCAACTTAGATGGCCAGGTTTTTATCCGAATGTGATAAAACAAACTTAGAAACCTTTAAGTGACGAAAAGAATACAAACattgtcaaactttttttctAGTAGGAACACAACTGtggaaatttaacaaaatactgCTCATCTACATTTACAGTGATGATTTCAACTGGTGAAAGATTGAAGCGTCTTTCAAAACCATAATGTAGTGTTGATCAAACAGAGACTAGGACATTTTCTTGtcattttgtgctgttttgtcaTTCTCCTTGGGTGTATCATGCTTACTgtcctttttctcctctcttttttctctgcttCTACTCCTGTCCCTACGAtccctgtctttgtctttgtcccTGTCTTTGtccctgtctttgtctttgtccctgtccctatctctctccctctccctgtctctgtccctGCCCCGGTCTTTCCCACGGTCTCTGTCGCGTTCCCTGCTTCGGGATCTGTCCCGTCTCTTGTCTCGCTCTCGTTCACGGTCGCGTTCGCGCTCTCTGTCACGGTTTCTCCCTCTGTCCCGGTCATAGTCCCTTCTGTCAGAATCCCTTGGTCTGTCTctttccctgtctctctcccggTCTCTCCTCTTATCC
Above is a genomic segment from Micropterus dolomieu isolate WLL.071019.BEF.003 ecotype Adirondacks linkage group LG18, ASM2129224v1, whole genome shotgun sequence containing:
- the LOC123987267 gene encoding opioid growth factor receptor-like, whose product is MSWFIYCRWWPDFEGFRHILRSILRWICQKLREGCSLLVKVFRFFRRGRVDSEGGEPPGGRLRDEEDDDFDSEEYRVKSTDELFCGYDSTWETEEDSGYTFNNRRRPAASRYKNKFSRFENAAKDMQNYRHNYPSQTRPDRWIGPVNDDMPNLNFYLGKTASKPDGVYIHIFHNEWHGRYEELEYVHTYIQWLFPLKEPGMNSEASPLTKEEVEGFLRNSTAKENLLKSYQLMLDFYGIELCDETTGKVQRARNWRDRFNNLNSKTHNSLRITRILKCQGTLGYSHYQAPLVHFFLEETLVKGELPNVKDSVLNYFVFAVLDKKERRRLIKFAYLNYDHKDEFVWCPKKIQMMWSKAASSRTE